One Benincasa hispida cultivar B227 chromosome 5, ASM972705v1, whole genome shotgun sequence genomic window carries:
- the LOC120077741 gene encoding uncharacterized protein LOC120077741, translating to MEAGVDTPSPTERRGGLGISVDLSPGDSLLSSSSSSSSSHSSCSSPPRIPKRLRQRLLVECKSPSTVEEIEAKLRHADLRRQQHYEKLSSKARPKPKSPSHSSSQEGDLGQRLEAKLLAAEQKRLSILANAQKRLAMVDEVRQVAKTVVERRKEKEREKLGKEVATRAQQAEANRMLILKAYRQRRASLMERSSMSLVRKMTWENKYKERVRAAISQKRAAAEKKRLGLLEAEIKRARARVLQARRVAKSVSQQRELERTKMKDKLEDRMQRAKRKRAEYLRQRGRPNIASRVNIIRMQKQADILSQKLARCWRRFLKLRRTTLTLTEAYNSLNINGISVKSMPFEQFAVLIESSSTLQTVKALLDRLESRLKVAKAVAATSYSFNFENIDHLLKRVASPKRRSTPSSSRSRNTRKVVVREVPKSIAKPSRYPVRVVLCAYMILGHPDAVLSSQGQREIALAKTAQEFVNEFELLIKIILEGPIQSSDDESESSQKQWTFRSQLAAFDKAWCSYLNCFVVWKVKDARALEEDLVRAACHLELSMLQTCKLSAGGEDNALTHDMKAIQKQVSDDKKLLREKVQNLSGDAGIERMESALSETRSKYFESIENGSPFSSPVAQFISSPISNSGGPYVSRSDVRSNEDKYIERPARVIRSLFREDQMVAKPSDLPESRRSIPGGQLGSVGDLTTENELLVNEFLLQQHPFPDSLAMIEEDQNSIQVKMRETMQKAFWDGVMESLKQEEPNYDWVVQLVREVHDELCSMAPESWKQQITEAFDIDFLSQVLKSGNMDMDYLGRILEFTLVTLQKLSSPSKEGQLKASYESLFGELTEICPHTEDKSKNPCEIALIRGLQFVLEQIQVLKQEISKARIGIMKSILSGPHGFDYLRKAFANRYGVPSDANTKLPKTMQWLSSVWHCKNQEWEEHKNLLSSLFVVSEGSLQGCLPSTSLRTGGGIVRPGNSSQQTYNTARETTGNEQPECGGGELDIAIRLGLLKLVTGVSGVTQEVIPETFSLNLSRIRAVQAEVQKLIVSTTSILVCRQILLSQGSSTMTTTDLETAVSNCAQQLSNMLDRDENAGSEEITEAIVKFTGDGDAEVLQSRRVVVSRMIQKFLQAGDAVFEKVSRAVYLGARGVILGGSGKTGRRLAEMALRQVGGAVLTERMVKAAEVLVQVATVSVKVHEGWYVDLVNLIDCEI from the exons ATGGAAGCTGGAGTCGATACGCCTTCTCCGACCGAGAGAAGAGGGGGTTTAGGGATATCGGTGGACCTTTCGCCTGGTGATTCTctcttatcttcttcttcttcttcttcttcttctcattcATCTTGTTCTTCTCCACCGAGAATTCCGAAGCGACTTCGTCAGAGACTTCTCGTGGAGTGTAAGTCTCCCAGTACTGTGGAGGAAATTGAGGCTAAGCTTCGTCATGCTGATCTTCGTCGTCAG CAACATTATGAGAAGTTGTCCAGCAAGGCTCGACCAAAGCCGAAAAGTCCATCACATTCTTCTTCTCAGGAGGGAGACCTTGGTCAGCGGCTTGAAGCAAAACTCCTGGCTGCAGAGCAGAAGAG GTTGAGCATATTGGCTAATGCTCAGAAGCGTCTTGCTATGGTGGATGAGGTACGACAAGTCGCTAAAACAGTTGTGGAGAGACGTAAAGAGAAAGAGCGTGAGAAGCTTGGCAAGGAAGTTGCAACTCGAGCACAGCAAGCGGAGGCCAATAGAATGCTTATCCTGAAGGCTTACAGGCAGCGAAGGGCCTCACTGATGGAAAGGTCATCGATGTCATTGGTAAGAAAGATGACTTGGGAAAATAAGTACAAGGAGCGAGTGCGTGCTGCAATTTCTCAGAAGCGTGCAGCTGCTGAGAAAAAACGGCTGGGTTTGTTGGAAGCAGAAATAAAGAGGGCACGTGCTCGAGTGTTGCAGGCTCGCCGTGTGGCTAAGTCTGTATCTCAACAACGTGAGCTTGAGAGGACGAAAATGAAGGATAAGTTGGAAGATCGAATGCAAAGG gcaaaaagaaaaagagcaGAATACTTGAGGCAGAGAGGAAGGCCAAATATAGCTAGTCGAGTAAATATTATTAGGATGCAAAAACAGGCTGACATCCTATCCCAAAAATTAGCAAG GTGCTGGAGGAGATTTCTCAAATTGAGGAGGACTACTTTAACATTGACTGAAGCATACAATTCCTTGAACATTAATGGAATATCTGTTAAGTCCATGCCTTTTGAGCAGTTTGCTGTTCTGATTGAATCAAGTTCGACTCTCCAAACGGTTAAAGCATTACTTGATCGACTTGAAAGCCGCTTGAAAGTCGCTAAGGCTGTTGCTGCTACAAgttattcatttaattttgaaaatattgaccACCTCCTCAAGCGAGTTGCTTCTCCTAAAAGGAGGTCTACTCCAAGTTCTTCAAGGAGCAGAAACACAAGAAAAGTAGTAGTTAGGGAGGTACCTAAAAGTATTGCTAAACCATCCAGATATCCAGTTAGAGTGGTCCTTTGTGCTTATATGATACTGGGTCATCCTGATGCCGTTCTTAGTAGTCAGGGACAACGTGAGATTGCTCTGGCAAAGACTGCACAAGAATTTGTCAACGAGTTTGAACTATTGATAAAGATTATATTGGAAGGGCCAATTCAGAGTTCGGATGATGAATCAGAATCTTCACAAAAACAGTGGACCTTCAGATCTCAGCTTGCTGCATTTGATAAAGCATGGTGTTCCTACCTGAATTGCTTTGTGGTGTGGAAAGTGAAGGACGCACGAGCTCTAGAAGAGGATTTGGTGAGAGCTGCTTGTCATCTCGAATTGTCTATGCTCCAAACTTGCAAGTTGTCAGCTGGTGGAGAAGATAATGCTCTTACGCATGATATGAAGGCCATCCAGAAGCAG GTCTCTGATGACAAGAAACTTTTAAGAGAAAAGGTTCAGAACCTCAGTGGAGATGCTGGGATTGAGCGTATGGAAAGTGCTTTATCTGAAACACGATCTAAGTACTTTGAGTCTATAGAAAATGGAAGCCCTTTCAGTTCGCCAGTTGCACAGTTTATATCTTCACCTATTTCCAACTCAGGTGGTCCTTATGTTTCAAGATCAGATGTCAGGAGCAATGAGGACAAGTATATTGAAAGGCCAGCTCGTGTAATCCGCTCTTTATTCAGGGAAGATCAAATGGTGGCTAAACCAAGTGATTTACCTGAATCTAGAAGAAGCATTCCAGGAGGCCAGTTAGGGTCTGTTGGAGACTTGACCACTGAAAATGAACTTTTGGTAAATGAGTTCCTTCTCCAGCAACATCCTTTTCCTGACAGTTTGGCCATGATTGAAGAAGATCAAAATAGCATTCAG GTAAAGATGAGAGAAACAATGCAGAAGGCCTTCTGGGATGGTGTCATGGAATCCTTGAAACAGGAAGAGCCCAACTACGATTGGGTGGTTCAGCTTGTGAGAGAGGTCCACGATGAACTTTGCAGTATGGCTCCAGAGAGCTGGAAACAGCAGATAACTGAAGCCTTTGACATAGACTTTCTTTCCCAG GTACTCAAGTCGGGGAACATGGATATGGACTACCTTGGGAGAATTTTGGAGTTTACATTAGTCACATTGCAGAAGCTCTCGTCTCCTTCAAAAGAGGGCCAGCTGAAGGCTAGTTACGAGAGTTTATTTGGAGAGTTAACTGAGATATGTCCTCATACCGAAGATAAATCGAAGAATCCATGTGAGATTGCCTTGATTAGGGGTCTGCAATTTGTCCTGGAACAGATTCAG GTGCTCAAACAAGAGATAAGCAAAGCTCGTATAGGAATTATGAAGTCGATTTTATCCGGACCCCATGGTTTTGATTATCTTAGAAAAGCTTTTGCCAACCGATATGGGGTTCCATCTGATGCCAACACCAAGCTTCCAAAAACAATGCAATGGCTGTCGTCTGTATGGCATTGCAAAAACCAGGAATGGGAAGAACACAAAAACTTGTTATCATCATTGTTTGTAGTTTCCGAGGGATCATTGCAGGGCTGTCTTCCATCCACCTCTCTAAGAACCGGTGGAGGTATTGTCCGGCCGGGGAATTCAAGCCAACAGACTTATAATACTGCCAGAGAAACTACAG GCAATGAACAACCGGAATGTGGTGGAGGAGAATTGGATATAGCTATCAGGCTGGGACTTCTAAAGTTGGTTACTGGTGTGTCTGGTGTAACACAAGAAGTAATTCCAGAAACGTTCAGTCTTAACCTTAGTCGGATAAGGGCTGTTCAAGCTGAAGTTCAGAAACTAATTGTCTCAACAACAAG CATACTTGTTTGCCGGCAGATCCTCCTGAGCCAGGGAAGTTCAACAATGACCACTACAGACCTAGAAACCGCAGTCTCGAATTGCGCTCAACAGCTTTCAAACATGTTAGACCGAGACGAAAATGCAGGAAGCGAAGAAATTACCGAGGCAATAGTTAAATTCACAGGAGATGGTGATGCGGAGGTGCTTCAATCAAGGAGGGTAGTCGTCAGTCGGATGATACAAAAATTCTTGCAGGCAGGGGATGCCGTGTTTGAAAAGGTGTCACGTGCCGTTTACTTGGGAGCGAGAGGAGTCATTCTAGGTGGAAGCGGAAAGACTGGAAGAAGATTAGCAGAAATGGCTCTCCGGCAAGTCGGAGGTGCCGTGCTAACCGAAAGGATGGTGAAAGCTGCCGAAGTTTTAGTACAGGTAGCCACTGTATCAGTTAAGGTTCATGAAGGATGGTACGTTGATTTGGTTAATTTGATTGATTGTGAAATATGA